In Streptomyces sp. SN-593, a single genomic region encodes these proteins:
- the dhaK gene encoding dihydroxyacetone kinase subunit DhaK produces MKKLINEPGTVLDDALAGIAAAHPDLLAVDTVHRVITRAAAPGPGKVTLVSGGGSGHEPLHGGFVGTGMLDAACPGEVFTSPVPGQMLAAAKAVDTGAGTLFVVKNYTGDVLNFEMAAELAAEDGLLVASVLVDDDVAVRDSTWTAGRRGTGGTVFVEKIAGALAERGAPLAEVADVAGRVNAATRSFAVALTACTAPAAGKPGFALPEDEIEVGVGIHGEPGRRREKLRPAREIVADMMAAVLADRPLTAGDDVLVMVNGLGGTPLLELYVVYREVAALLAGRGVRIAGNLVGNYVTSLDMAGASISVCKVTDDLLALWRAPVHTAALRWGV; encoded by the coding sequence GTGAAGAAGCTGATCAACGAGCCCGGCACGGTCCTCGACGACGCCCTCGCCGGTATCGCGGCCGCCCACCCCGACCTGCTCGCCGTGGACACCGTCCACCGCGTCATCACCCGCGCCGCGGCGCCCGGACCCGGGAAGGTCACGCTGGTCTCGGGCGGCGGGTCCGGCCACGAGCCGCTGCACGGCGGGTTCGTGGGCACCGGGATGCTCGACGCGGCCTGCCCCGGCGAGGTGTTCACCTCCCCGGTGCCCGGCCAGATGCTCGCCGCCGCGAAGGCCGTCGACACCGGGGCGGGCACGCTGTTCGTGGTCAAGAACTACACCGGCGACGTGCTGAACTTCGAGATGGCGGCGGAACTCGCCGCGGAGGACGGCCTGCTGGTCGCGTCGGTCCTGGTGGACGACGACGTCGCGGTGCGGGACTCCACCTGGACCGCGGGCCGCCGCGGCACCGGCGGCACCGTCTTCGTGGAGAAGATCGCCGGCGCGCTCGCCGAGCGCGGCGCCCCGCTCGCCGAGGTCGCCGACGTCGCGGGCCGGGTCAACGCGGCGACCCGCTCCTTCGCCGTCGCCCTCACCGCCTGCACCGCCCCGGCCGCCGGCAAGCCGGGGTTCGCCCTGCCCGAGGACGAGATCGAGGTCGGCGTCGGCATCCACGGCGAGCCGGGGCGCCGCCGCGAGAAACTGCGCCCGGCACGGGAGATCGTCGCCGACATGATGGCCGCCGTCCTCGCCGACCGGCCGCTCACCGCCGGCGACGACGTGCTCGTGATGGTGAACGGTCTCGGCGGCACACCGCTGTTGGAGCTGTACGTCGTCTACCGCGAGGTCGCCGCGCTGCTCGCGGGGCGCGGGGTGCGGATCGCCGGGAACCTGGTCGGCAACTACGTCACCAGCCTCGACATGGCCGGCGCGTCGATCAGCGTCTGCAAGGTCACGGACGACCTGCTCGCCCTGTGGCGTGCTCCGGTGCACACCGCCGCGCTGCGCTGGGGCGTCTGA